GGAGACTACGGCCATCATCACAAACAGTGCCGGCAGGATCCGGCGGATCCTTCGGACATAGAAGTCGATGATTGAAAATCTCTCGTTGGCGAGGTCGCGCAGGATCATAATTGCCATGAAATAGCCCGACAGCACGAAAAAAGCGTCCACGCCGACATAGCCGCCAGCGACGGCTTGAATACCAGCGTGGTAGAAAACGACCAGCAGGACGCTAAGGGCTCGAAGGCCGTCCAAATCGCTCCTGTAGGGAACACCAGCGATCAATAAGATCCTCCCTTGGACTTCGGGACAGGACTTTGATAACACGTGAAAATCAAAAGACAATGCGAGCGTCTGCCAAGACCGGCCAATGCGCAGGAATCCGGGATCGATTTGATGGGCAATGGAGGTTCCGATCACGCGGATATCGATCTTCTGACGTGGTGCGTGAGCGAGGAAAAAATCGGCACGATGTCGCAGTGCGTCGGGGTCGCGCGAAACCTCAGCCGGAAGGAGCCGGTTGTGAAGCCATTTGTGCCGGTCCATGGGATAAGGAAGGCCTTTGCTCCCGCGCTGTTTTCCCGCAAAGAAAGCCGTCCAGACATCATCATTTCCTGTGGCTACCGGCCAGAGAAGATGGTTCTGAAGATGAAAAGGACATTTAGCGGCGAGCCCTTCACAGTTCATCTGCAACGGCCAGAGATTGAGGGCTATGATCTTGTCTTTGTTTCCAATCACGACTGGACGAGGGAGCTAGAGGCACGGCCGAACTACGAGAGGATGATCGGCGTGCCTCACAGGCTCAGATTGAACGAGGTATCAAAACGCCGCCGTGCGGCAAGAAGTCTTTTTAGTCCCGACGACCGTCAGTTGGCTTCTGTCTTCGTCGGCGGCGACAACGGCGCCTATATCTATGACCAGAAGTCGGTCGATAACATCAAAAACGCAATCGACAGCCTGACGAGCAAGGATTGGCGCGTTCTAGTCTCGACGTCCAGGCGATCCGATAGACGGACCTTTGATGCGCTCATGGCTCTGTCGTCTCCGTTGGTTACCGTCTGGGATAGGCGGGAGCCTAACCCGTATCTTGATTATGTCGCTGCTGCAGACGCGTTTCTAATCGCCAAAGATTCCATCACAATGCCTTGTGAAGCCTTGCTCACAGGCCGGCCTGTCTATTCCCTGGAGTTGACAGAGGTGCCAGGCGAACGCCTGATAAAATTCGACCGCTTCCACCGGGATCTACAAGAAACACGCAAGCTCACCCGCAGGTTCGATGGCGGTCTCGAATCATACTCTTACCAGCCGATAAACGAAGCGTTGCGCATCGCGGAAGTCATACGGTCAAGGGTTGCTAAGCACTCTTGAAAGGCCCTCATGGTTCATCCTGGCAATTGCCAAAAAATCGGTTTGTGTCGGCCATTAAGAGGGCCGCAAACTAGAGCGCGTCCGTTGAACACGGCATCGGAATTGAGATGACGGTCGCTGTTTGCCGTGATTCCCTGCCTTCCAACCAGGGAGTTAGGAATGTCGCGTGCATTAAGCGGAGGAACCGACCTTCAAAGTTTATGACGGCGACCGCCAGCTTGGTGAGGATTTCCCTTACTCCGGCGAAGCGGCCGCTCATGCGAAGTCTCTTCCAACGCTGAATCCTCCGCGGCGTTGAGTAGGACTTCCGAACGGTTTTCGGGCATTTCCTCTTCGGCGGTCTCGGTGGAAATCGGACTCAAGGACACTTAGCTGAATATCACCTTTGTTGGGACCATGGATTGATCACCTTCGACCCGGCGGCCTCGAAGGGGCCTGTGTCGCCCGTTGCGACCGCGAGGCCATTCGCCGCTGCTGTGGCTGCAATATATCCATCCGCCTTGCCGACCGCCTTCCTGGACACGCGAGCGCGCCATGAGTTCCGAGTAGAATTGGGAGGTAGCTAAATCAAAGGGTAGGACGCGTTCTGCGAAGTGAGGAAGCACTTCGCCCTCCAGGCGATCGAAGGACAGTTTGCCGTTTGCCTGAAGGCTGGGCGGCGATCCCGAAGCGAAGTTCGGCAATTGTTATCGCGGAAAGGAACAACGTCTCGATGGCTTGGCCATCCAGCCATGCTACCGCTGCCCCCGTTGGGAGCCGGTTTCCATGGCTCCGATATCACGTTGGTATCCAACAAGATCATTCGAACGTCATCGGCTCTCGGCCGGCGCCTTATCGCGATTTTGCTGCAGGGCTTCGACATCGTCATTGGATAGCTCCGCGTCCCGACCTATGGCCGCGAGTAAAGAGCCAAGTTTCACACGTTCAGATGGACGAACGGCGGCCTCAATAATGTCTCGGATTTCGGCCTCGGTACTGCGGCCG
This Rhizobium sullae DNA region includes the following protein-coding sequences:
- a CDS encoding mitochondrial fission ELM1 family protein yields the protein MGNGGSDHADIDLLTWCVSEEKIGTMSQCVGVARNLSRKEPVVKPFVPVHGIRKAFAPALFSRKESRPDIIISCGYRPEKMVLKMKRTFSGEPFTVHLQRPEIEGYDLVFVSNHDWTRELEARPNYERMIGVPHRLRLNEVSKRRRAARSLFSPDDRQLASVFVGGDNGAYIYDQKSVDNIKNAIDSLTSKDWRVLVSTSRRSDRRTFDALMALSSPLVTVWDRREPNPYLDYVAAADAFLIAKDSITMPCEALLTGRPVYSLELTEVPGERLIKFDRFHRDLQETRKLTRRFDGGLESYSYQPINEALRIAEVIRSRVAKHS